Proteins from one Oncorhynchus gorbuscha isolate QuinsamMale2020 ecotype Even-year linkage group LG18, OgorEven_v1.0, whole genome shotgun sequence genomic window:
- the opn1sw2 gene encoding opsin-1, short-wave-sensitive 2, whose translation MNTMRSNARPVELQEGFYIPIALDTNNITSLSPFLVPQDHLAGSAIFYGMSFFMFFLFVAGTAINVLTIVCTIQFKKLRSHLNYILVNLAIANLLVSMFGSSTASLSFAYKYFIMGSVTCQIEGFTATLGGMVSLWSLSVVAFERWLVICKPVGNFQFKSTHAIIGCAITWVFGLAASLPPLFGWSRYIPEGLQCSCGPDWYTTNNKYNNESYVMFLFFFCFGVPFSVIVFCYAQLLFMMKAAAAAQADSASTQKAEKEVTKMVVVMVVGFLVCWMPYASFAVWVVQNRGAPFDLRLATIPSCFSKASTVYNPLIYVFMNKLFRSCMMNLLGLKSGDDEEASSTSSVTQVSSAG comes from the exons ATGAACACAATGAGGTCGAATGCTCGCCCCGTGGAGCTCCAGGAGGGATTCTACATCCCTATCGCGCTGGATACCAACAACATCACTTCACTCAGCCCCTTCCTGGTTCCTCAGGACCACCTGGCGGGCAGTGCTATCTTCTATGGCATGTCATTTTTCATGTTCTTCCTATTTGTTGCCGGCACTGCTATCAACGTCCTTACCATCGTGTGTACTATCCAGTTCAAGAAGCTGCGATCCCATCTCAACTACATTCTGGTGAACTTGGCAATAGCTAACCTGCTGGTGTCCATGTTTGGATCCTCCACCGCCAGCTTGTCCTTTGCCTACAAATACTTTATCATGGGATCGGTTACATGCCAGATTGAGGGATTTACAGCTACTCTTGGCG GTATGGTGAGCTTatggtctctctcagtagtgGCGTTTGAAAGATGGTTGGTTATTTGTAAGCCAGTCGGTAACTTTCAATTCAAGAGCACACATGCAATAATCGGCTGTGCAATCACTTGGGTGTTTGGGTTGGCTGCCAGTCTTCCCCCTCTGTTTGGCTGGAGTAG ATACATTCCAGAAGGTCTCCAGTGCTCTTGTGGACCAGACTGGTACACCACAAACAACAAATACAACAATGAGTCCTATGTGatgttcctcttcttcttctgctttggAGTCCCATTCAGTGTCATTGTTTTCTGCTATGCCCAGCTGCTCTTCATGATGAAGGCG GCTGCCGCGGCACAGGCAGACTCTGCCTCCACCcagaaggcagagaaggaggtCACcaagatggtggtggtgatggtggtgggctTCCTAGTGTGCTGGATGCCCTATGCCTCCTTTGCTGTCTGGGTTGTACAAAACCGTGGTGCACCCTTTGATCTCCGATTGGCCACCATACCTTCCTGCTTCTCCAAGGCCTCCACAGTCTACAACCCTCTCATCTATGTCTTCATGAATAAGCTG TTCCGCTCATGCATGATGAATTTGCTGGGATTAAAGTCTGGGGATGATGAGGAAGCATCATCAACATCCTCGGTCACTCAAGTGTCTTCTGCTGGTTAA